In Necator americanus strain Aroian chromosome IV, whole genome shotgun sequence, the following proteins share a genomic window:
- a CDS encoding hypothetical protein (NECATOR_CHRIV.G16509.T1) codes for MTAMVKAQFMLDGFCCANDRVCKTKLATAGTLSTGDLSTKLSSKRSASVPCMPSTAVSDVEQFGPTSEPFCNHPDISSVRGEKSQLKCRRVLILDQGENENLANETVLGFTFAA; via the coding sequence ATGACAGCAATGGTGAAAGCGCAGTTTATGTTGGATGGATTTTGCTGCGCAAACGACCGAGTTTGCAAAACTAAGCTCGCCACGGCAGGAACGCTTAGCACGGGGGATTTATCTACCAAGCTCTCCAGCAAACGctctgcctcagtaccctgcatgCCGAGCACTGCCGTCTCTGACGTGGAGCAGTTTGGTCCAACATCAGAGCCGTTCTGTAATCATCCCGATATCTCATCGGTGAGAGGCGAGAAATCTCAGCTTAAATGCAGGAGGGTTTTGATTTTGGACCAAGGCGAAAACGAGAATCTCGCTAACGAAACTGTCTTAGGGTTCACATTTGCAGcgtga